Genomic segment of Methanosarcinales archaeon:
CAACGTCCTGAGTTATCGTCCCATCGGCCCTGACAAGTGCAAAATCCCTTGCACGCCTCAGTAACCTGTTAACAATTCTGGGCGTTCCACGGCCGCGTTTAGCAATTTCAATAGTCCCATCCTGGGTTATGGGAATACGCAGGATCGAAGCACTTCGATGCGCCACCTCCACAAGTTCATCTATAGTGTAATGATTTAGCCTGAAAGTAATGCCAAATCTATCCCTGAGCGGTGAACTCAGAAGTCCTATCTTTGTGGTTGCACCAATAAGAGTAAAATGTTCCAGGTTGAGTTTTATTGACCTGGCACTTGCTCCCTCACCTATCATCACATCTATTTCCAGATCCTCCATTGCAGGGTACAGGATCTCTTCAATAATTGAATTCATGCGATGGATCTCATCAATAAAGAATACATCTCCTCGTTTGAGTGAAGTAAGTATTGCAGCGAGATCTCCGGCCTTTTCCAGAATTGGTCCTGAAGTACTTTTTATCCCCACACCCATCTCATTTGCAATAATATGTGCCATTGTGGTTTTTCCAAGACCTGGTGGTCCTGAAAATAAGATATGGTCCAGTGGTTCTCCCCGTCTTTTTGAGGCTTCAATAGCAATTTGTATGGATTCCCGGATGACATTTTGCCCAATGAACTCATCAAGTCGTAAGGGACGAATAGTAGTATCTTCCTTTTCATAATCCTTCTCTAAAGGAGATATGATTCTTTCTTCCATGTTTACTCTTCAACCTCTTTTAATCTTAAAAGTGCTGCCTTGATTAATACTTCGATTGAAGTGTCTTGAACTTCAGCAGATACAGCCTCTACAGCTTCCCTGGATTCTCTTTGTTGAAAGCCTAATGATACAAGAGCACTAACTGCATCATAATTGATGTTACTTATGGTGGGAATATACCCTTGCATTTTATTTTTCATCTTATCCTTCAATTCCAGAATTAATCTCTGAGCATTTTTCTTACCAATTCCTGAAATATTAGTAAGGACTTTTTCATCCTCATTGATTATAGCACATGCGAAATCCTCTATTTTTATTTCGGAAAGGATTTTCATCGCTATCTGGGGTCCGACTCCTGCAACGTTAATAATTAATTTGAACATCTCAAGTTCGGTTGT
This window contains:
- the ruvA gene encoding Holliday junction branch migration protein RuvA; amino-acid sequence: MISHLFGEIAQCGEGFVIIDVGGIGYHVNVSRPALQELRKKAKSDVKLFTYLNVREDALNLYGFMNTTELEMFKLIINVAGVGPQIAMKILSEIKIEDFACAIINEDEKVLTNISGIGKKNAQRLILELKDKMKNKMQGYIPTISNINYDAVSALVSLGFQQRESREAVEAVSAEVQDTSIEVLIKAALLRLKEVEE
- the ruvB gene encoding Holliday junction branch migration DNA helicase RuvB produces the protein MEERIISPLEKDYEKEDTTIRPLRLDEFIGQNVIRESIQIAIEASKRRGEPLDHILFSGPPGLGKTTMAHIIANEMGVGIKSTSGPILEKAGDLAAILTSLKRGDVFFIDEIHRMNSIIEEILYPAMEDLEIDVMIGEGASARSIKLNLEHFTLIGATTKIGLLSSPLRDRFGITFRLNHYTIDELVEVAHRSASILRIPITQDGTIEIAKRGRGTPRIVNRLLRRARDFALVRADGTITQDVADDALTLLGIDKLGLDELDRRIISIITDDFEGGPVGLKTIAISVGEEVRTIEDVYEPYLIQIGFIQRTPQGRKTTQAGKEHLKVQ